Proteins co-encoded in one Dendropsophus ebraccatus isolate aDenEbr1 chromosome 9, aDenEbr1.pat, whole genome shotgun sequence genomic window:
- the LOC138800826 gene encoding uncharacterized protein, producing the protein MMPSCYHIDPSSPTDTPQKNGFLREKTTNGKCQIMESLPSKERSEHDHNRFLREGEELVKILETDPKNLDAVSHFVQKYKNTVKPLKNSHYYLRLCDLNGTDYMGQDFMQEAWEEIYPPKETKMQVLGTLEYTRDILPSVPQVILVGEDGCIYAYGNEVLELIAKSLKEFVENGKRFPPYETYDYPESSDEEDHSQQQDQEILQIRQRGKDFVNKSAEKFDSFLSFVSS; encoded by the exons ATGATGCCCTCCTGCTATCACATAGACCCCTCTTCTCCCACCGATACACCACA GAAAAATGGATTTCTAAGAGAAAAAACTACAAATGGAAAATGCCAGATCATGGAGTCATTACCTTCAAAGGAAAGATCTGAACATGACCATAACAGGTTTCTGCGTGAAGGAGAAGAGCTTGTTAAAATTCTGGAAACAGACC CCAAAAACCTTGATGCCGTCTCACATTTTGTGCAAAAATACAAGAACACAGTAAAACCCTTAAAGAACAGCCACTATTACCTGCGGTTGTGTGATCTCAATGGCACAGATTACATGGGGCAGGATTTTATGCAAGAAGCCTGGGAAGAAATCTATCCCCCCAAAGAAACAAAAATGCAGGTGCTTGGTACACTGGAATATACTCGGGATATACTTCCCAGTGTGCCGCAGGTTATACTTGTGGGAGAGGACGGATGCATCTATGCTTATGGCAACGAAGTGCTAGAGTTAATCGCAAAAAGTCTAAAGGAATTTGTAGAAAATGGCAAAAGATTTCCTCCTTATGAAACATATGATTATCCTGAATCCAGTGATGAG GAAGATCACTCTCAGCAACAAGATCAAGAAATTCTGCAAATCCGACAAAGAGGGAAAGATTTTGTGAACAAAAGTGCAGAAAAGTTTGACAGTTTCCTGAGTTTTGTTTCCTCCTAA